The Pseudomonas sp. SCB32 DNA window GTGGTCGATGCGGCGCTGAAGGTGGTCGGCATCGGCAGTGTCGGCACCCGCTGTTTCATCGCGCTGCTGTTCTCCGAGGAGAACCATCCGCTGATCCTGCAGTTCAAGGAGTCCTGCCGTTCCGTGCTCGAGCCCTACGCCGGCAAGAGCCAGTACCAGCACCAGGGGCAGCGGGTGGTGATGGGGCAGCGCCTGATGCAGTCCTCCAGCGACATTTTCCTGGGCTGGATGCGCAGTCCGGGTGGACGCGACTATTTCGTCCGGCAACTGCGCGACATGAAGCTGTCGGTGCCGGTCGAGGGCGACATCAGCGCGCCGCAACTGGAGCGCTACGCTGACATTTGCGGCCTGACCCTGGCGCGCGCCCATGCCAAGTCCGGTGATTCCGCGACCATCAGCGGCTACCTGGGCAAGGGTGATGCCTTCGACGAGGCGCTGGGGGACTTCGCCTTGCTCTATGCCGACCAGACCGAGCGCGATCACGGGCTTCTGGTCAAGGCTGCCCGCGCCGGGCGCGTGAACGTACTGATCGAGGAGGCGTAGATGGCGCCACCGAAGGCTTGCCGGATCAAGCGTTGCGGGTGGCGCTGGCCGGCAGGTGGCTTGGCCGCGCTTGTGCTGCTGGGCGGCTGCAGCCATCTCGGCCCCGGAACCGTCACCGTGGACCGCTTCGACTACAGCTCGGCGGTGGCCGATTCCTGGAAGCAGCAGACCCTGCTGAACATCGTCAAGTTGCGCTATGTCGACATGCCGGTGTTCGTCGACGTGGCTTCCATCGTTGCCGGCTACTCTCTGGAAACCGGGGGCAGCCTGGGCGGGCAGGTCTCCTCGGCGGACGCGGTGCAGGGCAACAGCGTGCTACTGGGTGCCACCAGCAAGTATACCGACCGCCCGACCATCACCTACGTGCCCTTGACCGGGGAGCGCTTCCTCGCGGGCCTGGTGGCCCCCATCGACCCAAAGAAGATCTTCGGCCTGCTGCAATCGGGTTACGCGGCGGACTTCATCCTCGGCCTGACGGTGGACTCGCTGAACGGCGTACGCAACCGCTCGGCGGTGGCCGGCACGGTGCGCGAGGCCGATCCCGAATTCCTCCAGGCCCTGAAGCTGCTGCGGGAAGTCCAGGCCGCCGGCGCCGTCGGCATGCGCGTGGAGGAGGACAAGAGCAAGGGCCAGATCGCTGTGCTGTTCATGCGCCGCAACGACATCACGCCGGATATCCAGGCCAAGCAGAAGGAACTGCGCGGGCTGCTGCACATGCCGGAGGATCGCCAGCAGTTCGTGCTGCGTTATTCGCCGGTGCGCGGCGAGGCGGATGAGCTGGCCGTCAGCAGCCGCTCGTTGCTGCAGATCCTGACGGCGTTTTCCAGCTACGTCGACGTTCCCCAGGAACACCTCGATGACCACAGCGCGCTGCCGGCGTTCGTGGACGGCAAGGGGAGCGGCGCCAAGCCGCAGATCCACATTCGCAGCGGCAAGGACAAACCCCAGCAGGCCTACGTCGCGGTGTACTACCACGGCTACTGGTACTGGATCGAGGACAGCGACCTGGCGGCCAAGCGCGCGCTCGGTGCGGTGATGCTGTTCTTCACACTGGCCGATACCAGCGGCAATGAGAAAGCTCCAGTGATCACGATTCCCGCGCAGTAGGGATTCGTTGAAGTGAGCGGTGCGAGGGTGGCTCTCCAGAGTCGTGAACGTCGCTGATCGGCATGGGTTCTTGTCATGAAAAGTGCTGTTGGCGGCAGTAAATTCTGTAGCGCGGGTGAAAGCGGTAACAACGGACTGTTTCTATCTTCTGGCGATCTCATCGATTAAAAGGGCCCTCAAATGGAAGCCTCTGGCAAGAAAATGACGCTGACCGGGCTGACCACCCTGGTGGCGGTAAACATGATGGGGTCGGGCATCATCATGCTGCCGACCAGCATGGCGCAGCTGGGGGCGATCTCGCTGCTGTCATGGGCCGTTACCGCCGTCGGGTCGATGGCCATCGCCTACTGCTTCGCCCAATGCGGCATCTACTGTACGCGCTCGGGCGGGATGTCGGCGTATACCGAGGAAGCCCACGGCAAGTCGGCCTTCTTCCTCTGCTCGTATCTCTACTTCCTGTCGCTGGCCATCGGCAACGTGGCCATCGCCATCTCGGCGGTGGGCTACCTGACGCCCTTCATCCCCTGGCTCGGTACCGGCGCGATGCCGCTGTTCATCGGTTCGGTGGCGCTGATCTGGCTGACCACCCTGGCCAACTTCGGAGGCCCCAAGGTGACCGGGCAGATTGGCTCGCTCACCGTCTGGGGAGTGATCATTCCCGTGGCGGGGCTGTCGGTGATCGGCTGGTTCTGGTTCGACCGGCAGGTGTTCGACGCGGCCTGGAACCCCAACGGAATCGCCACGCACGAGGCCATTACCCAGAGCATTCCGCTGACCCTCTGGGCCTTCCTCGGCATGGAGTCGGCAGCGCAGAACTCCGATGCCGTGGAAAATCCCAAGCGCAACGTGCCGCTGGCCTGCCTGCTGGGCACCCTGGGCGCG harbors:
- the potE gene encoding putrescine-ornithine antiporter; the protein is MEASGKKMTLTGLTTLVAVNMMGSGIIMLPTSMAQLGAISLLSWAVTAVGSMAIAYCFAQCGIYCTRSGGMSAYTEEAHGKSAFFLCSYLYFLSLAIGNVAIAISAVGYLTPFIPWLGTGAMPLFIGSVALIWLTTLANFGGPKVTGQIGSLTVWGVIIPVAGLSVIGWFWFDRQVFDAAWNPNGIATHEAITQSIPLTLWAFLGMESAAQNSDAVENPKRNVPLACLLGTLGAAVVYVLSTSVIMGIVPNAELANSSAPFAYVYAKMFNPVIGNIIMGLAVMACVGSLLGWQFTLAQTAKVTADQRMFPKLYSRVTLIGAPIAGLVANAALQSAMAVSTISPNASEQFGKLVSLAAVTNIVPYITALSALLVIMQKAGVVGYPRYRNVIALLIAMVYSFYALYASGMEAVFGGMIVTAVGYLMFGYIADRLLEPQSPSSAEGRP